One genomic window of Ictalurus punctatus breed USDA103 chromosome 23, Coco_2.0, whole genome shotgun sequence includes the following:
- the tagln3b gene encoding transgelin-3b codes for MANRGPSYGLSREVQEKIEQKYDHDLEARLVDWIVAQCGGNLERPQTGKQNFQKWLMDGTILCRLINSLYPRGKEPIKKIQETQMAFKQMEKISQFLQAAEAYGVITTDIFQTVDLWEGKDMAAVQRTLMALGSVALTKDDGHYRGNRDWFHRKSQGNRREFSEEQLRQGQNLVSLQMGSNRGASQAGMTGYGMHRQIM; via the exons ATGGCAAACAGAGGCCCCAGTTACGGCCTGAGCCGGGAGGTGCAGGAGAAAATCGAACAGAAGTACGATCACGATCTGGAGGCTCGGCTGGTGGACTGGATCGTCGCGCAGTGTGGAGGAAATCTGGAAAGACCCCAAACAGGAAAGCAGAACTTCCAAAAGTGGCTCATGGACGGCACC ATCCTCTGCAGGCTCATTAACAGTCTGTACCCGCGTGGCAAAGAGCCCATTAAAAAGATCCAGGAAACACAGATGGCTTTTAAGCAGATGGAGAAGATCTCGCAGTTCCTCCAGGCAGCCGAGGCGTACGGAGTCATCACCACCGACATCTTTCAGACTGTAGATTTATGGGAAG GAAAGGACATGGCCGCCGTCCAGAGAACTCTAATGGCACTGGGCAGTGTGGCACTCACCAAGGATGATGGGCATTACCGTGGCAACCGGGACTGGTTCCACAG GAAGTCGCAGGGTAACCGGAGGGAATTTTCCGAAGAGCAGCTGCGCCAGGGACAGAACCTGGtcagcctgcagatgggcagcaaccGCGGCGCATCCCAGGCTGGCATGACTGGGTACGGCATGCACCGCCAGATCATGTAA
- the c1qtnf9 gene encoding complement C1q and tumor necrosis factor-related protein 9A, producing the protein MSFARRFFLLLLLVVVVHAAEQEISGKNPGCVCGHPGIPGNPGHNGIPGRDGRDGGKGDKGDPGDIGTCGAAGKDGPKGDKGEPGAPGIDGLKGRRGENGERGPPGKMGPQGFSGPLGLKGVKGEMGMPGPKGIKGDVGPEGPVGPQGSLGYQGEKGSPGPIGPPGRQGPKGELGPPGHKGSLGYRGEKGSKGETGEKGPEGDMPEIPKSAFSVGLTAQSKLPASNAPIRFDKIIYNRQNHYNSESGRFTCAITGAYFFTYHITVFSRNVRVALMKNGQSVIHTMDNYQNSEDQAAGGTVLHLQVGDKVWLQVSGGQLFNGLYADDDDDTTFSAFLLFAE; encoded by the exons ATGTCCTTTGCCCGGcgttttttcctcctcctcctcctagtGGTGGTGGTCCATGCTGCAGAGCAGGAAATTTCTGGAAAGAATCCTGGTTGCGTGTGTGGACACCCGGGAATACCGGGCAACCCAGGACACAACGGGATACCCGGGCGTGACGGCCGAGATGGAGGCAAAGGGGATAAAGGAGATCCAG GTGATATTGGAACATGTGGAGCAGCGGGGAAGGATGGGCCAAAAGGAGACAAAGGAGAACCTG GTGCTCCAGGTATAGATGGGCTTAAAGGGCGACGTGGAGAGAACGGAGAAAGGGGTCCACCTGGAAAAATGGGGCCCCAAGGCTTCTCAGGACCGCTTGGTCTTAAAGGGGTAAAGGGAGAGATGGGAATGCCAGGACCGAAGGGTATCAAAGGAGATGTAGGACCAGAGGGACCTGTAGGGCCTCAGGGAAGCCTTGGGTACCAAGGAGAAAAAGGCTCTCCAGGCCCTATTGGACCTCCGGGAAGACAAGGCCCTAAGGGAGAACTCGGACCTCCTGGCCACAAGGGCAGCCTTGGTTACCGTGGTGAAAAGGGTTCAAAAGGTGAGACAGGAGAAAAAGGACCTGAAGGAGACATGCCTGAAATACCCAAAAGTGCCTTTTCTGTCGGACTGACCGCACAAAGCAAGCTGCCTGCGAGTAACGCTCCTATCCGATTCGACAAAATCATCTACAACCGTCAGAATCACTACAATTCCGAGAGCGGCCGCTTCACCTGTGCCATCACTGGAGCTTATTTTTTCACCTACCACATCACAGTGTTCTCTCGAAACGTCCGAGTGGCACTAATGAAGAACGGACAAAGCGTCATCCACACCATGGACAACTACCAGAACAGTGAGGACCAGGCGGCCGGGGGCACTGTGCTTCATCTGCAGGTCGGGGACAAGGTGTGGCTTCAGGTGTCTGGAGGACAGCTCTTTAACGGACTCTAcgcagatgatgatgatgacactACTTTCTCTGCGTTCCTTCTCTTCGCTGAATGA